ttattattattataaaaatgaaataataaatctaatattttgtttttatttagctAATGAAAGATTCGCTCTTAAACACGAGGAGAATGGACGTCCTCTATATTTCGACGCACAAGCAACAACCCCTGttgtaagtaaaatttaaagtacTACAAGAGTCCATTTTAGAACTTTTTGAAAGTTATGTTATGAATTCTAGGATCCCAGGGTACTGGATGCAATGCTGCCATTCTTGGTAAACTATCATGGCAATCCACATTCTCGTACACATGCTTATGGATGGGAAAGTGAAGCAGGAGTAGAAAATGCAAGAGAACAAGTAGCTAATCTCATCGGCGCTGATCCTAAAGAAATAGTGTTCACTTCTGGAGCAACTGAAtctaataacatatctgttaagGGAGTAGCTCACTTTTATGCTCCAAGAAAAAAACACATCGTAACAACACAAATTGTAAGTTTAATCCCAATGATTAGCCTTTAAATtatagtaacaatttttttagtgATATGAATTGacaattgtttttatgttttgttaattataactaaactttGTCATTACATACGTTTGATATGTATTGtgcaatgttatttaaaaaaaaataaacaattgaaaacttttttgCATTgcatactatttatattaatattaatgatgatCATTTAAGGAACATAAATGCGTTCTGGATTCTTGTCGAGCATTAGAAGGAGAAGGgttcaaaataacatatttgcCAGTGGGCCCTAatggtattattaatttaagtgatCTTGAAGAGGCACTGACACCTGAAACAAGCTTAGTTTCAATAATGactgtaaataatgaaattggTAAGTAGGacttcagtaaaaaaaaaattcttatttaaaaagatttttatttaaaattgtgccTTTTTCCTTCAGGAGTCATGCAACCAATCGCTGACATAGGTGCATTATGTAAgaagaaaaagatttttttccatACTGATGCAGCTCAAGCAATTGGCAAAGTACCTTTAGATGTAAATAGTATGAATATTGATCTTATGTCAATATCCGGTCATAAAATATATGGACCTAAAGGTGTTGGAGCTTTATATATAAGACGTCGGCCAAGAGTACGTGTGGAACCAATTCAAAGTGGTGGTGGACAGGAGAGAGGA
The nucleotide sequence above comes from Vanessa cardui chromosome 7, ilVanCard2.1, whole genome shotgun sequence. Encoded proteins:
- the LOC124531037 gene encoding cysteine desulfurase, mitochondrial gives rise to the protein MFRVIKNISPIVSKNLLQRCPQKVNAVLMVIQDKRFLSDSANERFALKHEENGRPLYFDAQATTPVDPRVLDAMLPFLVNYHGNPHSRTHAYGWESEAGVENAREQVANLIGADPKEIVFTSGATESNNISVKGVAHFYAPRKKHIVTTQIEHKCVLDSCRALEGEGFKITYLPVGPNGIINLSDLEEALTPETSLVSIMTVNNEIGVMQPIADIGALCKKKKIFFHTDAAQAIGKVPLDVNSMNIDLMSISGHKIYGPKGVGALYIRRRPRVRVEPIQSGGGQERGMRSGTVPTPLVVGLGAACELAKREMAYDHAWMQKLADRFLDKIYSKLTHVIRNGDPKYTYPGCLNLSFAYVEGESLLMALKDVALSSGSACTSASLEPSYVLRAIGTDEDLAHSSIRFGLGRFTTIEEVDYTAEKTIRHVERLREMSPLWEMVQEGVDIKTIQWSQH